The genome window CTTAGTTTTTTAAGTAGAGAATTTGGCTAAGCCCCCATTTTTTTACAAAAATTTTTGTAAAAAAGTTGACAAAAATAGTTTTTGATATAGAATTATTTTTCTATCTAATAGAGGAGGTTGACAATTATGTCATACATAGAAAAAAATCAAGAAAATATACAAAATGGAGTGTCCAACATAATACATACTAAGCAACAAAGTTTTATTGGATTTGAAGTATTTGAGAAAAAATTCTCTCCAGTTAAAGAAAAAAGCAAATTAAGTAAAATAGGCAAAAAATTACCAGGAATAAGTAGTCAAGAGTGTTTTAGATTTAATCGTAATATTGATTTTAGTTTGCAAAGAAGCAAGCTAGATAAATATGGAGCTAGTGAAGTGGGGACTGTTGTAATTGGTGGCGCTGGTCTTAAAGATGTAATGATAAATAGTGTGCTTAAATATTTTGGTATGAATTTGCCTTTTGAAGAGAATTTATACATGTTAAAAGGTAAAGAGTTGGAAAATTTAGGATTTAGAGAATTTGTTAAGGCATACGGTGATACTATTGCTGTTTTGTATAAAAATAAATATGCTAACAGTGTTGATAAATATAATTATTTCAAAAAAATGGATAATTTTGAACCTTTAGTGGGTTCAACGATTGATGGATGGTTTATGAATATTTATGGTGATATAGAGCTCTTAGAGATTAAGAGTAGTGATTCTCATTATATGAGTAGTGCTATTGAAGAGTACGATAAAAATGGCAATTTTTTAATTAGTAAGTATTTTTTCAAATACTATGTGCAGGCGCAAATGCAACTAGTATGTACTGGACTTGAGTATTGTAATTTGTTCTTTTTAATAGACGTTGCATCAGTTAATTGTAAGATAAAGAGAAATGATTTTTTAATATCAAAAGTGCTTAATTTTGTTCTTAAATGTGAACGGGAAGTTTTCAATATAAGAACCGAAATTGTTAAAAACAATCAGGCTAAGTTATTAATATCCAACAATATTGATAATGATACGTTTAATAAGCTTGTTGAAGAGATTGAAGAGTTGGTAGTAAAGAGTGATTTTTACCAATCTGGAGTTGAGTTTGACTGGATAAATGAATTTGTAGAATATGTTGACTGTATAAATCTTGAGATTAAAACCGAGGAGTCTGCTATAAATCTTGAGGAGAATCTTATTGAGATTAATAACTTAAAAGTAGAACTAAATAAAATTCAAAATGAAAACAAAAAAAGAGAAAAACCCATAAAAGATCTGCTTAAAATTAAAATTGATAAGATTATGGATCAATATCCATTAATTAATCATGTGAATTATAAATTCAAACAGTTTATGTTCAATTATGATCCTAAAAAAAGAGCAATATCAGATAGATTTAAAGAACTTATACCGATAAATAATAAAGTCTTTATGCCGAGCAATATCAGTAATATAGCTTATGAAAATAGTGTCCCCTTTTGAATGGGGACTAAAAATAAAAAAATTAAAAAAATTATTTAACATAGGAGGTTTAAAAAATGCTTATCAGTGAAATAAAACAAAACAATAGGAGCTTACGTGTAGAAATACAAAGATGGGGATGTTATTTTTTGTGTTTACATTACTATGTAAGTGTTTTTAAAAAGCTTGAATTTACTGTTTTTGGAATAAATTCAGCTTATTACAGATTTTTAGGACTTGGATACATCAAGAGCAATTGTTTTATTAAAAATCCTTGTATGATACTAAATTACTATGGGATTAGAACTAGTGTGCGATATGAATCTTTTGGTTACTTCGGAGCTGCTAATGAATTTGAAATAAGCGAAGTTAAGATCACGGGGGTTAATGGATCTCACTTTATTGCTACAAAAGAGCAAGAAATATTATATGATTCACTTGATTTAAAGCCTCGAGGAAAACTATTTAAATTAATTTCAAAGAGAATATTTAAGCTTAAGTAGTTATACTACAACTTTAAGCTATTTTTGGCGCATTTATAAGCTTGAATTTTGTTTGCAGAAGAAAGTCCATAGATATTATCAATCTCAGATGTTGAGTGATATTTTATAAGTTCTTTAATTTGAAAAGAATTGTAGCCATTGGCTTTTAAATTTGAAATAAATAAATTTCTACATAAATGAAGTGATTTATTTGCTTTAAATCCTGATTTTTTAAGAAGATTTTTGAATTTTCTAGAAATATTGATAATACTAATTTGATTGTCTTTAAACTTGTGTTTAGTTTTTTGGAAAAGGTAAGTACGCCTTGTGTCGATATTTTTTTCTTCGAAATGATTTTTATGTGCTGTTTGAATAGCGGCATACTCTTTAGAGTTAATGATAATTTCTCTAATACAAGTAATATTTCTTTTTTTTGCTACATTTACTTTTATATTGTAATAAATTTCTCCAGTTTTGTTTGATAATTGGGTAATATCTTGCAATTTTACTTTTTGAATTTCAGTACCCCTACACCCACTTATTGAGAGTAGATGTACAAACCAGCCAGATATTAGATCAGTTTGTTTTAATTGTTTAATACATTTTACAATTATTTTGCCAGTTTTCGGAGTTAAGTAAAACCTAGGACTAGGTATTGGATTTTCTTTTTTGGGTTTAGTTGAATTTTTTAGAGTATTTTTTAGGATTTTATTTTCATCTATTACTTTTTGATAATCTTTTAATAGTTTGAGAATAAAATCTGTACCCCCATTATTTAAATTAAGATAATTATTAATGTCCATAAAATCCTCTCCTTATAAGTGTTACTTTTAAATTAAGTAAAAGTAATAAAAATAGTAATTTATATTTTACCAAAAACTTAAAATTTTAGTCAAATTATATATTCTCTCATTGCATGCAGAATTTAGGATGTAGGGTGGCTGTAAAGGGCATAAGTGGTGATTTTGAGGGGGATCGGCTAAGAAAGACTACATACTTTAGCTAATATATAGCAAAGACTCTGAAATTTAATTTGTATGTGTTTTGTAATCAATTTTAATGAGCCGGGCATTTGCAATGGAGAGATTTTTAGGAGTTGATTAAAATTACATTTGAGTTTTGTTACTTTGTAATCCTAAATGTAACAAAATTAATTATTTAAATCTGTAAAAAATTGTATATACTAGAGATTGTGATATTTTTGAAACTTAGGGAGTATCTTATGAATAAAAAAATGTTTATTATTTGTTCTGTTTTTTCGCTTATAATTTCTTGTGAAAATTTTACAAGTAGATTAAGCGAGCAAGGCAGGTTGAGTGAGCAAGATATTAGTTTAAGGGGGCAAGTAAGTAGTGATACAATAAAATTTTCTGAATTTACTGTAAAAATTAAAAATAAAGATACTAATAGTAGTTGGATAGACTTAGGAGTTTTAGTAATAAGAAAAGAAATAGACGGTATTGAAACAGGTTTAAATGCTAAGGGACATTCAGCTACATTTTTTTCATTAGAAGAGCTAGAAGTTAATAACTTTGTAAAAGCAATGACTGAAGGTGGATCATTTAAAACTAATTTGTATTATGGATATAAGGATGAACAAAGCATTACAAATGGTATTAAAGATAAAAATATAATAACAAAAATAGAAAATATTAATGGTTCTGAGCATATTACATTTTTAGGAGATAAAACTGCCGAATATGCAATACCACTAGAAGAGCTTAAGAAAAATTTAAAATAGAATTTCAAATTATAGGAGAGGATAATTATGAAGAAAAAAATTTATATTATTTGTGCTTTTTTTATACTTATAAGTTCTTGTAAGTATAATGCAAACAATAAAGACTTAAAAAATCTAGAACAAAATGTAAAAGGAAAAGTTAAGGGATTTTTAGATATAAAAAAAGGAGAGTTGATTGGCGGTTTAAAAAAGCTTGGAGGAGAAGCTTCTTTAAAAGTTGAAGAAGAATTAATGCAGGGAGACTATTCCAATAACATCTTATTTAATCCACCTACAACATTGCTGGCAAGTCATCACGATAACGTGCCTGTATTAAAAATGGCACAAAGTGGTGATCAACAAGAAGTAAAAAAAGAAGATAAAGAAAAAGAAGAGATTGAAAAAAAGAATCGAGAATTAAAGGACAAAATAGAGAAATCGAATAAAAAAACTTCTATTGAAACATATCTTAAGTACGAAGAAGAGATAAAGAAAATAGTAGAAGAATTAGAAGAAAAATTAAAAGATAAAAAAGAAGATAAAGAAAAACTTGAAAAGGAATTAGAAACCCTTAAAAAGACTTTAAAAGAAAAAATAGAGAAAAGAAAAAAAGAATTAGAAAATGCTCAAAAGAAATTTGCAGAGTTTGAAAAACAATTTACCGGCATAACTGGAGTTACTGATGGTGATAAAGCCCAAAACCGAGGTAAAGTTGGACGACAAGCTTGGACCGAGGCACAAGAATTAGGCTTAAGTGTAAATTCTTCTGGCGGTAGTGCTGGTACTGGCGATATGGCTAAAGGAATAATAGATGGTGTGCTTAAGCAAATTGAAGAAGAACTTAAAAAGGTGGAAAATAAAAAAGAATAACAGAAGTGGTTTTATAAGTATAAAATTTAAAAAACAAGACTTTTTACTAGTCTTGTTTTTTATATATTAATATATTGAGTAAAAAGAAAAGAATAGATATAAGTATAAATGTAAAACCCGCTTTAGGGGTAAACAAAAAAAATCCACAAATACCCAAACAACCAAAAAA of Borreliella valaisiana VS116 contains these proteins:
- a CDS encoding DUF244 domain-containing protein; the protein is MSYIEKNQENIQNGVSNIIHTKQQSFIGFEVFEKKFSPVKEKSKLSKIGKKLPGISSQECFRFNRNIDFSLQRSKLDKYGASEVGTVVIGGAGLKDVMINSVLKYFGMNLPFEENLYMLKGKELENLGFREFVKAYGDTIAVLYKNKYANSVDKYNYFKKMDNFEPLVGSTIDGWFMNIYGDIELLEIKSSDSHYMSSAIEEYDKNGNFLISKYFFKYYVQAQMQLVCTGLEYCNLFFLIDVASVNCKIKRNDFLISKVLNFVLKCEREVFNIRTEIVKNNQAKLLISNNIDNDTFNKLVEEIEELVVKSDFYQSGVEFDWINEFVEYVDCINLEIKTEESAINLEENLIEINNLKVELNKIQNENKKREKPIKDLLKIKIDKIMDQYPLINHVNYKFKQFMFNYDPKKRAISDRFKELIPINNKVFMPSNISNIAYENSVPF
- a CDS encoding DUF261 domain-containing protein — encoded protein: MLISEIKQNNRSLRVEIQRWGCYFLCLHYYVSVFKKLEFTVFGINSAYYRFLGLGYIKSNCFIKNPCMILNYYGIRTSVRYESFGYFGAANEFEISEVKITGVNGSHFIATKEQEILYDSLDLKPRGKLFKLISKRIFKLK
- a CDS encoding tyrosine-type recombinase/integrase, which codes for MDINNYLNLNNGGTDFILKLLKDYQKVIDENKILKNTLKNSTKPKKENPIPSPRFYLTPKTGKIIVKCIKQLKQTDLISGWFVHLLSISGCRGTEIQKVKLQDITQLSNKTGEIYYNIKVNVAKKRNITCIREIIINSKEYAAIQTAHKNHFEEKNIDTRRTYLFQKTKHKFKDNQISIINISRKFKNLLKKSGFKANKSLHLCRNLFISNLKANGYNSFQIKELIKYHSTSEIDNIYGLSSANKIQAYKCAKNSLKL
- a CDS encoding Erp family outer-surface lipoprotein, with the protein product MNKKMFIICSVFSLIISCENFTSRLSEQGRLSEQDISLRGQVSSDTIKFSEFTVKIKNKDTNSSWIDLGVLVIRKEIDGIETGLNAKGHSATFFSLEELEVNNFVKAMTEGGSFKTNLYYGYKDEQSITNGIKDKNIITKIENINGSEHITFLGDKTAEYAIPLEELKKNLK